DNA sequence from the Catenulispora sp. EB89 genome:
CGGCGCACCCCTGTCCACCCACGCCTCATCACCTGCTGGCAAGCCGCTTCCGGCACGTGCACAGGTTGCTCGTCCGCACGCTCGCGGCCACCGAAAGCCCGCCGAACAGGGCCCCGATCCGCCCCCGCGCGAACCACCCCACCCCGACCCCCAGTAACGCCGCGGCCACCGTGCGCCGAACCCTCCCACCCGACGCTCGCCTTCGCCTCCCTGCTATGCGTAAGATGGCGCAGGTCGGCCATCACCCCGACCCGACCCCGTGTGCCCTCCGAGCCCCGCGTACCTGCGCAGAGCCCGCGGCGCGCGGTCATCAGGACCCTTTGACAATCTGTCGCGTCAAGGCGCAGGAGGACCATGCTCACCGCATTCGCTCGGGCGTTCCGTACGCCCGACCTGCGCAAGAAGCTGCTCTTCACGCTGGGCATCATGGCCCTGTTCCGGCTGGGCGCCCACATCCCGGCGCCGGGCGTGGACACGAAGGCTCTGAGCGCGTGTGTGGGGATCAGCAAGGCCAGCGGGCAGGGCAACGGTGCGCTGGGCCTGATCAACCTGTTCTCCGGCGGCGCGCTGCTGCAGCTGTCGATCTTCGCGCTGGGCATCATGCCCTACATCACCGCGTCGATCATCCTGCAGCTGCTGACGGTCGTGATCCCGCGCCTGGAAGCCCTCAAGAAGGAGGGCCAGGCCGGTCAGACGAAGATCACGCAGTACACCCGGTACCTGACCATCGGGCTGGCGATCCTGCAGTCGACCACGATGCTCACCCTGATGAAGAACAACCCGACCGCCCTGCTGGGCCCGGGCTGCCAGGGCGCGAACGTCATCTTCACCAAGGTCGACTGGATCGGCATGGCGGTCATGGTGATCACGCTGACCGCCGGCACCACGCTGATCATGTGGCTCGGCGAGCTGATCACCGACCGCGGCATCGGCAACGGCATGTCGCTGCTGATCTTCACCTCGATCACCGCGAACTTCCCGTCCTCGCTGTGGTCCATCAAGCAGGCCTCCACCACCATGGACGGCTGGCCGGTGTTCTTCGGCGTGCTGCTGATGGGCATGATCATGGTCGGCGCGGTGGTCTTCGTCGAACAGGGCCAGCGGCGCATCCCGGTGCAGTACGCCAAGCGCATGGTCGGCAGACGCATGTACGGCGGGTCCTCGACCTACATCCCGATGAAGGTGAACCAGGCGGGTGTCATCCCCGTCATCTTCGCCTCGTCGCTGCTGCAGCTGCCGCTGATGGTCGCGAACTTCACGAACCCGAACGCCCAGAAGGGGTGGGCGCACTGGGTGAACCGCGAGTTCGGGATGACCACCAACGGCTACTCGCTGACGTACTCCATCACGTACTTCCTGCTGATCCTCGGCTTCGCCTTCTTCTACGTCTCGATCACCTTCGTGCCCGACGAGATCGCGGA
Encoded proteins:
- the secY gene encoding preprotein translocase subunit SecY; protein product: MLTAFARAFRTPDLRKKLLFTLGIMALFRLGAHIPAPGVDTKALSACVGISKASGQGNGALGLINLFSGGALLQLSIFALGIMPYITASIILQLLTVVIPRLEALKKEGQAGQTKITQYTRYLTIGLAILQSTTMLTLMKNNPTALLGPGCQGANVIFTKVDWIGMAVMVITLTAGTTLIMWLGELITDRGIGNGMSLLIFTSITANFPSSLWSIKQASTTMDGWPVFFGVLLMGMIMVGAVVFVEQGQRRIPVQYAKRMVGRRMYGGSSTYIPMKVNQAGVIPVIFASSLLQLPLMVANFTNPNAQKGWAHWVNREFGMTTNGYSLTYSITYFLLILGFAFFYVSITFVPDEIADNMKKYGGFIPGIRAGKPTAEYLQYVSTRVTWPGALYLSVIAIIPMIALAELHASGKFPFGGTTILIMVGVGLETVKQIESQLQQHNYEGFLR